aaaattagccaggcatggtggcgcatacctgtagtcccagctactcgggaggctgaggcaggatcatcacttgaacccaggaggcagaggttgcagtgagccgagatcatgccactgcaccccagacagcctgggtgacagagtgagattctgtctcaaaaaaaaaaaaaaaaaaagcaaaaagcattcCCTACTGAGGAGAAAGTGTAGGAAAAGGCAAAGAGATGGGGAAATGCCAAGAGTATGACAAAAGTCTGTCTGTGCAGCCAGAGAAGAGAACAGGACTCAGAGATGAGAATGGAGAATGTGGACAGACATTCAGACTCAAGGAAGAGCAAGGGAGGTGGATTGACCCCTTCGTATTGGAGACCCAGTGAGATAATATCAAAGTTGCATTCCCCACTTCGATGACATTCTCCTTTTAAACACTCCTCCAAGGCATCTCTTTGAGATGGCTTCCCCAGCCCGTCATCTCCTAGGTAGAAGAGGCAAACACATGGGTCACTTGCCCTGCTCCTCATTCCAGGGCTTTCAGGGGAAGTTCAGTCCACCAGAAGCTGGTGAATGACCCACGGGAGACACAGGAAGTTTTTGGGGGCGGAGTGGGGGACATTGTGGGGTAGGCTCAGCAGTTCTGAAGAAGACATCCAGAAATGGAAGACATCGTGAAATTGTCATTCTAGGGGTGATATATTACTACTTCATGGATTATCATCTATTGCCCAGATCTGTCCACAGACCAAATCCCCACCACTTGAGTGCTATTTGGTCTCAAAAATCCAGATACATAAGCCAGTTTGTCCCCTGAGCCCCTCGGCCTCCCTTTAGAGAACTTTAACCTATCTTCTCTTGACTCCAAGGATCAGACAAGGGTGCTGAGAGCCGGGACTCACAACCAAAGGAGAAATGAGCAATCCGCGGTCTTTGGAAGAGGTAGGCTGGGTGCAGGTTGAGGGGAGGGTGATCATCTGGGGAGAAGGAAGGTGAGGATTTTAATGTTTTGGAAAGAGTGGAGGGACTGAAAAAATCATGATCTGAACTCAGAGCTAGGAGGTACTTTGTAGTCAATCAAACAGCAAAAAAAGACTCAGAGATGGAACCGAAGTTGGGTTGGGTGGTGGGGGCAGTCAAACACAGCTACCTCTGTCTCCAAAGATCAAGTTCTTCTCAACACATTAAaggttctgagaagtcctgcaataaacaatttcatgttgattttttaaaagatgaagttCTTACCACTGGGGTGCTCAGTACGCTGCTTCTGTTCTGGAAAGAACTGTTGACCCCCAATATTCTTCTTCCTCAGACGGGATCTCAGTATTAGCTTCAGAAACTCTGAGACCTCTGCAAGTGAGGAGGTAATAGAGGAATGCTCAGAACACTCTTGGGGAGGATGAGGAGACCTGCAAATCCACAAAATACGACAACTGGAAGGGATCttcaaaatcacacacacactcattgtctatatttggaaactgaggctcagatgggaGCAGTGACTTCCCCCAAGTTCATACCAAGCTAGAAAAGAGCTGGACCCCAGGTTGGGTTGCTGTATTTGGGAACTAAAAATAAAGGACACCCAAttcaatttgaatttcacatcaacaacaaataattatgtagtataagtatatcccatgcaatatttgggatatacttatactaaaaaggtatttggtttttatttgaaatttaagtGTACCTGAGCATCTTCTATTATACCTGGCAACCCTAAGCCCAAGCctctcttgttttgtttgttcatttttgagacagggtctcacttattgcccaggctggagtgcagtgacaagatcatagttcactgcagcctcaacttcccaggctcaagctatcctcccacttcagcctccaaagtagctgggaccacagatgcacagcAGCACACCCagctatatttttcattttttgtagagacagagtctcactatgttgcccaggctggtctcgaactcttgggctcaagcaatcctcccacctcggcctcccaaagtgctgggatcacaggcatgagccaccacacccagcctgcatgCCTCTTTTGACTACATCTGCTTCTCCTTGAACCTCTCCATGCtgatttctgtcttctcttgGCCCCAGGAGAAATATGATATGTCAGGTGCCCGCCTGGCCCTAATACTGTGTGTCACCAAAGCCCGGGAAGGTTCCGAAGAAGACCTGGATGCTCTGGAACACATGTTTCGGCAGCTGAGATTCGAAAGCACCATGAAAAGAGACCCCACTGCCGAGGTATTGGGGTGCCTACTCCAGGCCTGTTTGGGGGAAAGGTACTAGGTTGGAAGTGTAGGCTATGGGGACCCAGCTGAGTCTGGTTCTTCCTCTCACTCCAGCAATTCCAGGAAGAGCTGGAAAAATTCCAGCAGGCCATCGATTCCCGGGAAGATCCCGTCAGTTGTGCCTTCGTGGTACTCATGGCTCACGGGAGGGAAGGCTTCCTCAAGGGAGAAGATGGGGAGATGGTCAAGCTGGAGAATCTCTTCGAGGCCCTGAACAACAAGAACTGCCAGGCCCTGCGAGCTAAGCCCAAGGTGTACATCATACAGGCCTGTCGAGGAGGTGGGGACAGATCCAAGAGCACAGAGTCTGTggtttgttgtttctgttttgttttttgagacagcacccaggctggaatgcagtggcggaatctcaactcactgcaatctccatctcccaggctccagccgtcctcctgcctcagcctcctgagtagctgagactacaggctcccgccactatgtcaggctaatttttgtagacagggtctgattatgttgcccaggctggtctcaaactcctgagctcaagcaatcctcctgcctcagcctcccaccatgcccaaccaagtCTGTGTTTTTATCCAAGCCAGTCCCAGATCCAAAGCCCCAGCTgaagccaggcaccatggctcatgcctgtaattccagtactttgggaggcccaggcgggaagattttttgaggccaggagttcaagactagcgtCGAGCAATGTAACAAGAACCCAgctctatgaaaaatattaaagattagccaagggcatggtggcatgggcctgtggtcctagctactcaggaggctgaagtaggaggatcacttgagcccaggagttaagaggctgcagtgagctatgattacaccattgcactccagcctgggcaacaaagcaagcccctgtctctaaaaagttaaattaaattaaaaagcccCACTGCACATGGCATACCACAaaagcatcctttttttttttttttttttagacggagtcttgctctgtcacccaggctggagtgcgatggcacaatcttggctcactgcaacccccacctcccaggttcaagcaattcttctgcctcagcctcccaagtagctgggattacaggtgcaagccaccatgcctggctaatttttgtatttttagtagagatgggatttgaccatgttggtcaggctggtctcaaactcctgacctcaggtgatctgccttcctcagcctcccaaagtgctgggattacaggtgtgagccaccgtgcccagcccttacCTTTCTTTTTAAGAGGCGacatctcgctctgtctcccaggctagagtgtagtggtgcaatcatggctcactgcagcctcaagctcccaggttcaagtgatcctcctgcttcagccccccaaaacactgggaatacaggtgtgagccaccctgcccagcccctttccttacctttctctctgactttgcctcctcctcttcttgtTGTTTCAGAACAAAGGGACCCCGGTGAAACAGTAGGTGGAGATGAGATTGTGATGGTCATCAAAGACAGCCCACAAACCATCCCAACATACACAGATGCCTTGCACGTTTATTCCACGGTAGAGGGTATGAGCTCCCAGCTGGCCCAGGGATCCCTCTGCTCTTCCCCCTCTCCTGCCACTCCCAACTCCTGAACCTCTCCTCCAGGACCCACGCCCTTCCAGGATCCCCTCTACCTACCCTCTGAAGCTCCCCCGAACCCACCTCTCTGGAATTCCCAGGATACATCGCCTACCGACATGATCAGAAAGGCTCATGCTTTATCCAGACCCTGGTGGATGTGTTCACGAAGAGGAAAGGACATATCTTGGAACTTCTGACAGAGGTGAGTTGACAaaaggtagctgggaccaccgcCCAGGCCAAGAAGGGTGCAGGCGGAGGGGGCTGAGCCTCCTCCTAACCCCTCTCCATTTCCCTCAGCTCCAAATCCAAGCCAGATCTCAATACAGAAACTAAGAAGCCCACTTTCCAACAACTTTCCCAAATGCAGGGACTCTTAAAAGCCACAGTATGGGAGATAAATTTCTATAAACAAATCCCCCTTGGATATAAACAATGTTTGGGcaaactgttttcttttaatgtttatatgtttttattgcaaattatttaaaaaatgcccaGCCAAGGATTCCATACAAACTATGGTATAGGAAGAGGCCACAACGGTCTCTCATCTTAGGACAAGAATACCCACCTGCCCCGTTCCCTAACCCTCCCCCCATAAGTCCATGACACTGACTCCTCCAAGCTCACCACACCTGTTGCTGCAGGTGACCCGGCGGATGGCAGAAGCAGAGCTGGTTCAAGaaggaaaagcaaggaaaacgAACCCTGAAATCCAAAGCACCCTCCGGAAACGGCTGTATCTGCAGTAGAAGTAGAAAGACCAGGAGGAGCTTTCCTTCCAGCATTCTTTCTGTCTCACAGAAATTTAGAGGCAGCTCTTACCTCTCCCCAAGATCTTCTGTTCCCAAGGCCAAATGGCACCCAGTTTCTTTTCCATCACACCCTTCATGCAGGTCCTCCTGTCCTTATTAGAGCAAGCCAGCCAAAACTTAGCACAAGGCATGGTGGCAACATTAACATCACCTCCCTCAGGCTGGACTTTCTATCTTTATTAATGCAACCGAAGAGACCTAAGAGTGCATTCACTTATCCcactttctgttcctgtggtCTTCTTTCTCCCATGAAGCAGAAACTGGATAAAGCTCAAGATTTTCCATAGACAAACCAAAGCCCACTCATCCCCTCCTACCCCAATCCAACCTCTGCTGGCTCCTGCATCTCACTTGGAGGTCAAACCTCCTCCTGAGGCCAATGCATTCCCAACTTCCAGTTCTTTCCTTTACCCTGGAGAGTTAGTAAGGTAAGAACCATTCTTTCTCTCCAAAACCACTCCTCCTTGGCTGGCAAGTTGGTGTCCTAACTCCGTTCTCTTCCTAGCTCATGGCCTCTCTAGATAATAAAGTTGTCTCCTCCTTTCTGGATCTCTTCCTCCTAACACCCCTCCCCTGAAACCCTGGACTCTGCCCTCTCTCCAAGAAAATCCATCTATTCAACTATTCTTGCATTCAATTACTCTAAATGAGAGCGTGTTGGAGCTATGGCAAATTCCCTGTTGTCACCTTGCTATTTTGCAGACAACATAATATTTAACCTCTCATaaccagagaggttaaataatttgtcaaaTGCAATACAGTAAGACAGAGGCAAGGACAAGGTTTGACTTCCAGCCCAGCCTCTTTTCCACAACCTGCTAAATCCTGATCCATCTGAAAACTTTTCTAATTAGTGAAGATGACTAATAAAAATTTTCCCTATCTCCAAGGTAGGAGCTTTCTGGAAGTTTCTAGAAATTTTCAATAACCACCAGCCAAGGTTACCTCCAGGTAACCTTGCAGCACCAGGCTGGAAGTCAGATCGGCTTCACTATCTTCCAACTCTACAGCCTGTATCTCTCCATCCCCAGCTTTGACCTTTCCTGCTCAAGTAACCTACGGGCACATCCAGCGTCACTAAAAACTCAGGGCTTTTCTTCCCGGTTACTCCTCCAAGCGTTCCCTGGTATCCTCAACCTCAGATCCCAGGTTCAGATTTCTGCAGTCAATCTATGACCCCTCTCTTCTTGCATCCTTCATATGCCACCagacaccatgcccagtccaGCCTGATTTTGAAACAACTTTCATGCCGGTCTTCTCTTCCCTGACATGTTACTGTCCAGGCTCAAGTCCTCAGCTTCTCATATCTGCATCTTTGCAACCAACTTCCTCCCTTGCCTCTCTGCTTTTCCATCCCACTTTTCATGTGTCCTCCATACCATCTATAACAGTGATCTCCCTGGAACACTCaagaagacacaacataccataTTATTTAAAGACCAGGGTActggacagtggctcacacctgtattcccgaCTTTGAGAgtctgaagcgggaggatcacttgaggccaggagttaagagaccagcctgggcaacacagcaagaccctgtctctaaaaaaaaaaattaattaactgggtatggtggcacatgcctgtagtcccagctactcaggaggctgaggtgggaggatgacttgagcccaggagtttgaggctgcaaggagctatgatcatgccagtgcatcCCAGCTCTAGGTGAGACAGTGAGATCCGGTCTccaaaataaatcaatcaatcaaataaaGACCAAAGTCAAACCGCACATCAGGATCTCTCACACCCTTCCAATTTTGCCATCTACCAGCACTTAGCTAAACCCATCTCCCATCTCTTCCACCATGAATTCACTCTTTCAAAAAGGCTAATGTCTTCTTACTCACCCTTGCCTCTAAGCCTTTGCTATCACCATTTCCCCCAAGCTGGAGGGCCCTCCCTCTCCCTTTACCCCTCTTCCACTACCTCCCACCCCTACTTTTTCCAGAAAGccatttcctctcttttttctgaTTGATCCTTCCCTCTCACCCAGGATTAGATGCTGGAAATGACCACTTCTGGAGGGCAGGGAACAAGCCCTTAATCTGCATAATGAGTGTTCAATAAACAGTTGTCAAACTTTGAAAGAAAGTGTTGAAATCTTTGTTCTGTGCTGAAACAGTGAGGCTGATACAAAAGGAGTTatggatttaatttcttttttcccagtGGCTGGCTTCCTCCCAGGTGTGTCTATCATGAATGGAGAATCAGGAGCTTCAGCCtgtgtcttctttccttttttttttctttaagagatgagatcttgctctgccacccaggctggagtacagtggcaccatcatagctcactgcaccctcgacctcctgggctcaagcaatcctcccacctcagcctctcatgtagctgggactacaggtgtgcatcaccacacctggctaattttcttatttt
The DNA window shown above is from Homo sapiens chromosome 19, GRCh38.p14 Primary Assembly and carries:
- the CASP14 gene encoding caspase-14 precursor, translating into MSNPRSLEEEKYDMSGARLALILCVTKAREGSEEDLDALEHMFRQLRFESTMKRDPTAEQFQEELEKFQQAIDSREDPVSCAFVVLMAHGREGFLKGEDGEMVKLENLFEALNNKNCQALRAKPKVYIIQACRGEQRDPGETVGGDEIVMVIKDSPQTIPTYTDALHVYSTVEGYIAYRHDQKGSCFIQTLVDVFTKRKGHILELLTEVTRRMAEAELVQEGKARKTNPEIQSTLRKRLYLQ
- the CASP14 gene encoding caspase-14 isoform X1, producing MSNPRSLEEEKYDMSGARLALILCVTKAREGSEEDLDALEHMFRQLRFESTMKRDPTAEQFQEELEKFQQAIDSREDPVSCAFVVLMAHGREGFLKGEDGEMVKLENLFEALNNKNCQALRAKPKVYIIQACRGEQRDPGETVGGDEIVMVIKDSPQTIPTYTDALHVYSTVEGPTPFQDPLYLPSEAPPNPPLWNSQDTSPTDMIRKAHALSRPWWMCSRRGKDISWNF